In a single window of the Penaeus chinensis breed Huanghai No. 1 chromosome 4, ASM1920278v2, whole genome shotgun sequence genome:
- the LOC125025163 gene encoding acid sphingomyelinase-like phosphodiesterase 3b isoform X1, with product MAVWAERAIRTVLWAGLAGIVASLSLERPHVPKGNGAGKFWQITDIHWDQQYSESGDPTKMCHDDYLVSDYHNGAYGNYLCDSPWKLVKSSLQAMTRIYPMPEFVLWTGDNVPHTNDPEPDFSVIFRTISNITNELRTAFPESIPILPVLGNHDAFPKDDYPVAGESFYGQYLTRGGWAAVLPQDAQEDFKKGGYYEYILPSGVTVLVVNTNLYYANNQLGTNASDPCGQFAWLQEKLEGAQDRSSKVIIAAHAPPGYFERFAVIPFFNATYNSAYANLLNKHGKVIMAQIYGHEHTDSFRIFASESGELQSVAFLAPSVTPWYPAPVPGGTAINPSLRLYTHDTSDILDYTQYHFNLGDLDMPMEENGSALASKMPEWSVFYQARASYGLEKLDVTNMASLYKELSSNDSLFQQYYLRNSAGYNNGICDIDCKRNHLCAIGYIKVEDLNKCMGFNDTTTSTDTIQSTTPLYPEPVQSFILEDGSPVSADNFDENSDGTSHLVIIMVALGMTLMVVLAVTLAAMLVIITLQRKSVLRREGSVPVSELSWGLRQQGYKPF from the exons ATGGCGGTATGGGCAGAAAGAGCGATAAGGACTGTGTTATGGGCGGGACTGGCAGGGATTGTGGCTTCTCTGTCCTTGGAAAGACCCCATGTCCCCAAGGGAAACGGAG CAGGTAAATTCTGGCAAATTACGGACATACACTGGGACCAACAGTACAGTGAAAGTGGAGATCCAACCAAGATGTGCCATGATGACTACTTAGTCTCAGATTATCATAATGGAGCGTATGGAAATTACTTATGTGATTCACCTTGGAAACTTGTCAAAAGTTCCTTACAGGCAATGACGCGGATCTATCCAATGCCCGAGTTTGTACTGTGGACTGG AGATAATGTGCCCCATACAAACGATCCAGAACCCGATTTTTCTGTTATATTCCGTACCATCAGCAACATCACCAACGAGCTCCGGACAGCTTTTCCAGAGAGCATACCAATCCTCCCTGTACTAGGGAACCATGATGCTTTTCCAAAG GATGACTATCCAGTAGCAGGTGAGAGCTTCTACGGACAGTACTTAACCAGGGGAGGCTGGGCTGCAGTGTTACCACAGGATGCACAGGAGGACTTCAAGAAAGGTGgctactatgaatatatattaccatCAGGTGTAACT GTTTTGGTAGTGAATACAAATCTGTATTATGCAAATAACCAATTGGGCACAAATGCAAGTGATCCGTGTGGCCAGTTTGCATGGTTGCAAGAGAAACTGGAAGGAGCACAGGACAGGTCTTCAAAG GTGATCATAGCTGCTCACGCTCCTCCGGGTTATTTTGAGAGGTTTGCTGTGATACCCTTCTTCAATGCCACTTACAACTCTGCCTATGCCAACCTTCTAAACAAGCATGGTAAAGTGATCATGGCACAGATCTATGGGCATGAACATACTGACAGCTTCAGGATATTTGCTTCAGAAAGTG gTGAGCTCCAGAGTGTAGCATTCCTTGCCCCATCAGTAACACCTTGGTACCCTGCTCCAGTCCCTGGAGGTACAGCAATCAACCCTTCCCTTCGTCTCTACACACATGATACTTCAGATATCCTGGACTACACCCAGTACCACTTCAATTTGGGTGATTTAGATATGCCAATGGAAGAGAATGGTAGTGCACTTGCCTCAAAGATGCCAGAGTGGTCAGTTTTTTACCAGGCTAGGGCTTCTTATGGGTTAGAGAAGCTCGATGTAACAAATATGGCTAGCCTGTACAAAGAGCTTTCCAGCAATGATAGCCTGTTTCAACAGTATTATCTGAGAAATTCTGCAGGCTACAACAATGGTATCTGTGACATTGACTGCAAACGTAATCACTTGTGTGCAATAGGCTACATAAAAGTTGAAGATTTAAACAAGTGTATGGGATTCAATGACACCACCACCAGCACTGACACAATTCAATCTACAACTCCACTTTACCCCGAGCCAGTCCAAAGTTTCATCCTTGAAGATGGATCGCCAGTCAGTGCAGACAACTTTGACGAAAATTCAGATGGCACTTCACACCTGGTGATCATTATGGTGGCCCTTGGGATGACTCTCATGGTTGTCCTTGCAGTTACTTTAGCAGCCATGTTGGTGATCATAACACTACAGAGGAAGAGTGTCTTAAGGAGAGAAGGATCTGTCCCAGTATCTGAGCTCAGTTGGGGACTGCGGCAACAAGGGTACAAACCATTTTAG
- the LOC125025163 gene encoding acid sphingomyelinase-like phosphodiesterase 3b isoform X2 has protein sequence MAVWAERAIRTVLWAGLAGIVASLSLERPHVPKGNGGKFWQITDIHWDQQYSESGDPTKMCHDDYLVSDYHNGAYGNYLCDSPWKLVKSSLQAMTRIYPMPEFVLWTGDNVPHTNDPEPDFSVIFRTISNITNELRTAFPESIPILPVLGNHDAFPKDDYPVAGESFYGQYLTRGGWAAVLPQDAQEDFKKGGYYEYILPSGVTVLVVNTNLYYANNQLGTNASDPCGQFAWLQEKLEGAQDRSSKVIIAAHAPPGYFERFAVIPFFNATYNSAYANLLNKHGKVIMAQIYGHEHTDSFRIFASESGELQSVAFLAPSVTPWYPAPVPGGTAINPSLRLYTHDTSDILDYTQYHFNLGDLDMPMEENGSALASKMPEWSVFYQARASYGLEKLDVTNMASLYKELSSNDSLFQQYYLRNSAGYNNGICDIDCKRNHLCAIGYIKVEDLNKCMGFNDTTTSTDTIQSTTPLYPEPVQSFILEDGSPVSADNFDENSDGTSHLVIIMVALGMTLMVVLAVTLAAMLVIITLQRKSVLRREGSVPVSELSWGLRQQGYKPF, from the exons ATGGCGGTATGGGCAGAAAGAGCGATAAGGACTGTGTTATGGGCGGGACTGGCAGGGATTGTGGCTTCTCTGTCCTTGGAAAGACCCCATGTCCCCAAGGGAAACGGAG GTAAATTCTGGCAAATTACGGACATACACTGGGACCAACAGTACAGTGAAAGTGGAGATCCAACCAAGATGTGCCATGATGACTACTTAGTCTCAGATTATCATAATGGAGCGTATGGAAATTACTTATGTGATTCACCTTGGAAACTTGTCAAAAGTTCCTTACAGGCAATGACGCGGATCTATCCAATGCCCGAGTTTGTACTGTGGACTGG AGATAATGTGCCCCATACAAACGATCCAGAACCCGATTTTTCTGTTATATTCCGTACCATCAGCAACATCACCAACGAGCTCCGGACAGCTTTTCCAGAGAGCATACCAATCCTCCCTGTACTAGGGAACCATGATGCTTTTCCAAAG GATGACTATCCAGTAGCAGGTGAGAGCTTCTACGGACAGTACTTAACCAGGGGAGGCTGGGCTGCAGTGTTACCACAGGATGCACAGGAGGACTTCAAGAAAGGTGgctactatgaatatatattaccatCAGGTGTAACT GTTTTGGTAGTGAATACAAATCTGTATTATGCAAATAACCAATTGGGCACAAATGCAAGTGATCCGTGTGGCCAGTTTGCATGGTTGCAAGAGAAACTGGAAGGAGCACAGGACAGGTCTTCAAAG GTGATCATAGCTGCTCACGCTCCTCCGGGTTATTTTGAGAGGTTTGCTGTGATACCCTTCTTCAATGCCACTTACAACTCTGCCTATGCCAACCTTCTAAACAAGCATGGTAAAGTGATCATGGCACAGATCTATGGGCATGAACATACTGACAGCTTCAGGATATTTGCTTCAGAAAGTG gTGAGCTCCAGAGTGTAGCATTCCTTGCCCCATCAGTAACACCTTGGTACCCTGCTCCAGTCCCTGGAGGTACAGCAATCAACCCTTCCCTTCGTCTCTACACACATGATACTTCAGATATCCTGGACTACACCCAGTACCACTTCAATTTGGGTGATTTAGATATGCCAATGGAAGAGAATGGTAGTGCACTTGCCTCAAAGATGCCAGAGTGGTCAGTTTTTTACCAGGCTAGGGCTTCTTATGGGTTAGAGAAGCTCGATGTAACAAATATGGCTAGCCTGTACAAAGAGCTTTCCAGCAATGATAGCCTGTTTCAACAGTATTATCTGAGAAATTCTGCAGGCTACAACAATGGTATCTGTGACATTGACTGCAAACGTAATCACTTGTGTGCAATAGGCTACATAAAAGTTGAAGATTTAAACAAGTGTATGGGATTCAATGACACCACCACCAGCACTGACACAATTCAATCTACAACTCCACTTTACCCCGAGCCAGTCCAAAGTTTCATCCTTGAAGATGGATCGCCAGTCAGTGCAGACAACTTTGACGAAAATTCAGATGGCACTTCACACCTGGTGATCATTATGGTGGCCCTTGGGATGACTCTCATGGTTGTCCTTGCAGTTACTTTAGCAGCCATGTTGGTGATCATAACACTACAGAGGAAGAGTGTCTTAAGGAGAGAAGGATCTGTCCCAGTATCTGAGCTCAGTTGGGGACTGCGGCAACAAGGGTACAAACCATTTTAG